From the genome of Phalacrocorax carbo chromosome 5, bPhaCar2.1, whole genome shotgun sequence:
CTTTTGGCACAGGACTCCTCAGCTCTAAACTGTAGTCTATAACCTATTGATCTTTATTCCAGTATTGACAACAGCTAGTAGAAGCAATCAAATAAAATGCTTCCAAATCTTCCTAAAGATAGCCAGAAATTTTGCACTGAGTGCTCACAGCTATGGAGGAGTAGGTGGCCGTGGTTTTCCACCAGGTGAATAGACTCATTCTGCCACTGCAGGCTGAGACTCCAGATGACCGacttgtttctgtgttttgcacTAAAGTCTGTATGAAATTACAGCGGTCTGGGCTCTTGCTTGACAGAAGGCAGTGAACAGACAGCTCTTATGTTTcattaacttattttttaactatTCACAGCCAAATTTATTTCCGTAGCTAGTGTACAGTGGTTCCAGGGCCAAGAAGGCAGACACTGGATTTTTCACTTGAGTATAATCCCCATCTTAATTGTGCCACTTATATTGATAGCACCTCAGAGCGTCAGAAGTGTAAGGCAGATCTCAGTATTGTAGTACACTTCTGCTTCTACATGATGCTTTATCTTCCTGTCTTCTGatactttgaaaaacaaaggaaaatactttgtttGCATCTTTATTTCTCCcagtttttgaaaatatttgttgtaaTTTTGCTCCACATGCTATCACAATTTTTTCACCTAAATAGTATGAAGGTGAAAGTGAACACTAAATAAAAGCAAGTTACAGATCTCTTTTGGGACCCCGATAGAAGGTAAGGGACAGTTGAAATAACATAGAGACAGTTTTCAGCTTGAATTATTAGGCAGATGACTTCCACATCCCTTCTTGGAGTGTCACTTCTTAAATACTGtttataaaattaatcttaaaaaattATCGCAGTTATAAAGGTATCTAGAggacaaaaccaacaaaatttGGCTGGAAGAGCACAAGCTCCTCTGTGGAACTCTGATCAGGGCAAAGACTGGAGGAGTGGGAAGCTCAGGAGAGGCCAGTACGCACTCACAATTGGTCAGGCTGACAAGTACCCACATGCTATGTCTTCATTCTTTTCTTGGCACCACAGGAGTTATACAAACATGACTTAGTATTCATTTCATATAACACAAAGTGAATTTTACACTGACCTTACTGATTTTTCAACTTAtactattaaaaatagaattatgTCAGTCCCATGAGGTACATATGTACATTATCTCATTCAATGCAGCATGACTTTTGAAAGAGTTACTGTCCTTTCCAAAGATCTTTAGTAAGTGTTCTACACAGAAACCCCCTTGTTGCATCTAAGAGCAAGACATCCTCTTTTGATGGCTGGGTTTTATCATTTGTGTTGCAAGCAAAAAGCTGTTCATTGATAAGAAgccaatttccttttttttttggaaatcaAACTACACTTTTGGGCCAGTTCTGgttaatatctttaccaatgatctggacaagAAGATCGAGTGTActctcagtaagtctgcagacaacaccaagttgggcaggagtgctgatctgcttgagggtagcaaggtgctgcagagggatctgaacaggctggatcgatggaccgaggccaattgtatggggttcaacaaggccaagtgctgggtcctgcacttgggtcacaacaacaccatgcaacgctacaggcttgggaaagagtggctggagagctgcctggaggaaaaggacctgggggtgttggttgacagctggctgaacatgagccagcagtgtgcccaggtggccaaaaaggccaacagcatcctggcttctatcaggaataatgtggccagcaggagcagggaagtgatcgtgcccctgtacttggcactggtgaggctgcaccttgaatattgtgttcagttttgggcccctcactacaggaaggacatcaagttgctggagtgtgtccagagaagggcaatgaagctggtgaagggtctggagaacaagtcttaatgaggagcagctgagggaactggggctgtttagtctggagaagaggaagctgaggggagaccttattgctctctacaactacctgaaaggaggttgtagtgaggtggatgttggcctcgtctcccaagtaacaagcgataggacaagaggaaatggcctcaagttgcaccagcGGAGATTTAGACAGGATACTAGTGAATATTTCtacactgaaagggttgtcaggcattggaacaggtagcccagggaagtggttgagtcactgtccctagaggtatttaaaagacatgtagatgtggtacttAGGAACATGGTTTATTGGTGGACTTGGCTGTGCTAGGTTAACCattagacttgatgatcttaaaggtcttttccaatctaaatgattctatCATTCTTCATACTGAAATGGGGAATAGCAGGTATGCTCCTTACAGTGAAATATGGAAAGTACCTTGGGGCACAATGGGGACATTTCTGTGACTTTCTCTTGTTATGGAAAGTAAAAAGTCCAAGTCGGTGATCACTGGGAGCAGATATCTCCAGGTGGGAGGCTAGcacaaagcaagaaacaaaCTTATTTCTTCTCCCACGGTCTAAATCACAATCAGAGATACTAAGTCATGGTATATTTATTTCTTGGTCACAAAAATATGCTACACTGAAACTGCAAATTTCCATCTGGATTGGGTccagcaggcaggctgggagGTACGAAGCATGGGACGTACCTCTAGTTACTCACCTTTTTTCTATAGTTAGCCTCTCACCATCTGCTCTTGGAAAGTACCAGAAGCAGGTCACGCACTCACTTATCCTGTTAATCATACCCAAATCTGGTAGCCGGTAAGGATTTCTTCTCCATTCCAAACACTTTTGCACTGTGCAATAAGTATTAGAGATAGCAacaacacttttaaaaaacaaaacaaaacaacccctgTAAATTTTAAAGGCAAACTATAACTTTCATAACCAGATTAACTGCCTCaacatattaaaatttaaaaattctttcaaaaagaCATCTCTCAGAGTGCTTGCCCACCCTCTGGACAGCCAGCCCCTCAGTCACCTCGCCTGTTCCTATCAGAAGATGGCACATCCACGTaagcctgcctgtgccctgcaccCTGCTACCCCAACCACTCTCAAATCCCTCCACTCAAATGCCTTTGGGACTTCTGACTGAGTGCCTTTTATCACTCTCCACCCTGGAAActagagaaaaatacatctttttctttatgagccctttaggttttttctttttaggtttGTGTCCCCTATAAAAAAATTGGAGGTAGATCTTTACACTGCAAAGGTGGGCCACTTTGGACAGGTGCTGGACCTGTCAGTCCTCTGGCAGGCTGAAGTTGGAAACACAGCCTGTACAAAGCACTCTAACTGAAAACCTTGTCATTTTAGCACTTTAAAATTTGATATAAAGTCCCACTACCCATTGATTAAAGATCACAGGGACCAGAAGTTAACTCTGATTGTCCAAGTCCCATGTTTGTAGATGTGTCCATTGCCATGGCAAAAACAGGCCTAGGCGAGccttttttcctcagtcttgttaaattggcttttgttttcatttattaaagAGTTTACAGATCAGGccaaaactattttatttattttaatttactagttttattttatatctacGTTATAGTGGAAGTAGGGCGTGATGAAACACACCTACTAGAGGGGCTCTTCTCAAACCTTCTCCGTCCCTGGTCCCCCAGTTTGGTGCTGTAGCCAGATCCTGCACAGGCTTTAGCATGCACGAGGTGCAGCTGTCCAGTGTGGCTGAAGTCCGGTGGCAGGTAGGTGTGGGAgggcagcagtggcagggaaACCGTGTGTCTGTGCCAAGGAGGGCAGGTGTCCTCACAGCCTCCAGGAACAAGCCTAGCCCTGGCTCTGATGTGTAACAGCTAGGGACTGCCCGGACTGTTTTACAGCTGCAGACGAAGGAAGGCTGCAATGGATTATGGCAACTCCAAGCAGAGCAAGGGATTTTATAAAGAGAATGGTAATTTTAGTAAGGGtcacaggagaaggaaaggcagcCACTGTGCTGAGTCTGCTATGCATGTGTACATATGCTGAGAGAAAAATTCCCTTGTCTTAAGAAAGGAACCATGAAATACTATGCGGAGAGGGCAGTTACCTAATCacttcttcatattttcttcattactgATGCTGCAAAGGAAGTTAAGCAACAAAAACTAGCATCTCTGCATTACAGCTTTAGCAACACCCTGGGTAACTTCCAGCCGGCACAAGAAGGTGCATTTCACCAGCATACGTATTTAAGTAAACAAGCACCATGAGCAGCCATGGGGCTTGCAGTAAAAATGGAGATATATTGAATCTCCCATGTCAGAGCAGAAAGCAGTTCGatgtgcagaaaataaaaacaagtgttCTTGTTCCTATCATGATGCTTAAAAATATGTCAGGTGtttgcaattttcttttaaattaagttttgCCAGAGGAGAATTTGGCCATAGTAAATGCAACTTCATTGCATCTTGCCCTGCAGAGTTGGATTGTCTGTAAGCAATCTCTAAACAGATTTGTAATCTGTTATGTCTATTTAGAATTACTTTTCTAATCAACTGCATTAGGTACCTCCTGTTTTCCGGGCCATGAGCACTCATGAAGAAGTATAACTGAATCGTTTTCTCTAAGTGGAATTTCAACCATCATCAATAGTTGCTAATAAATTCACTATTAAGTCAAATGGAGTATAATCCCAGATATGCAGGCTCTTCTCAAACATATTTTGCAGTACTGCACACTGCCTGAGCTTCACTCGGCAGGTGACGTGCTCCAAACTGCACCATCCTTCCCTATGCTTCCCCATGCACACTCCCACAGCCTGTCTGGTGGGAATTTATTTCTTGAGAGGCAAAGTGGCAGTACTTTCTACCCTCTTTCTTGATAGTCTGGCACTGACAACCAAAGGTTTtagtaaaataaagcaaataatttttcctggCTAGCATTACTGAAGTATCCACAGTAACAAGAAAGGTTCTGGGTCCTGCTGATCTTGCTTGACCTTTTGTTGCCAGTTGACCCCAGTCTTGCTCTTTAATTTTCTATGAACTGACACTAAGTTCAGACATTTCTGTTGGTTTccatgcaaatatttcatttttgctacTCTTTTCTAGTCAGTGTCTCTCCCAGATATGTTCAATGGGAGTTTATTGACCTGGCAGGAGTAACCTAACATGCATTACTGTTTGTAACCTTATTACAATATACCTccagttttcatttctgctcaaggaagggttggggtttttttgtttattttagcaTAAGGAGGCCACTACTCTGAATTGTGCCTGCTTCTCTGAATAGTTTCAGTTAGccaactcaagaaaaaaaggaaaaaacccaaccagctAACAAACCCTTACAAATTAGCaatggtttttctgttttgttttgttttttaatttcaggagAACGTGTCCAGAAGActtcagtaaaaatgtttttctacaTATTACTCTTTCTTGGTATCATTGGCACCATCTCTCTGTGGTGGCATTGGACAGCAAGAGACAGGATGAAGGTTACAAATCTCACaggaaaatatatattcatCACTGGATGTGACACAGGATTCGGAAATATGGCAGCAAAGATTTTTGATAAGAAGGGATTCCGTGTTATTGCTGGCTGTCTGACTGAAACAGGAGCTAAAGAGCTAAAAGCTGTGACCTCAAAGCAGCTTCAGACAGTGCTGCTAGATGTGAGAGATTCAGACAGGATTAAGAAAGTGGCTGCATGGGTCAAAGCTGAAGTTCAGTCAGACGGTGAGTGCCATGATGtcttgtcttaaaaaaaaccaaacaacaaaagggcgcgggagggagggaggcaatAGAGTTTCCCTAAAAATACCATGCCACATTCACAGCTTATTTTAACTGATGTTTGACAAGGGTATGTGGATGTCTTGTCACCTTCCAGAAACATGGAGGAATACCTCACTAGAGGGGTGCTTTATACATGTAGCTAGTGATAGTTAAATATTTGGGAGTGTGCTCAAAAAGTCCGGCTTATCAATACATGATTGTCAGAACAGGAATCCAGTTCCTGGAACCTTCGTTGGGGCTGTTTGCATTCACATGCATATCTGAGTTATGGCATGAGTGCTCAGCACTTCCCATGCTGTGTTACCTGGCTAGGGAACAAATTAAATACATTCCACCCAACAAGCTTAAAGagtttttatgttaaaaattgaataaatgtaataaattacTTGTAAGTAATCActcattcaaaagcaaaaattacatATGAACTCTATGGAATAAATCTGCATATAATTATTTTGGAATATTGCTTGCAGaccatctgaaaaacagaaaaatcctaTATCTCTGACCCAACAAGTTGTGGAAGacaagatgctgctgctgttactgATACTAATTGATTTCAGTAGGAGTGGTCTCGCAGTAGAGTTTACAAAGGCCCAAGATCCTATGGGCTGGCTTCTGCTAACTTTGGGTCTCTTATGATGTGTCATAGTACCAATTACTTAACGCTAAATTCCAACTTCAATATGACCTTTCATCTCCTCATAAAATTGCTTATAACTTGCCAAATTGCTTTTATTGAAACTGTGCTTGGTTTCAGgccaaaagtgatttttttcccccaagaaaaACTATGAGTAAGGTCAAAGCAGCAAAAGTATTCATTCACACAACTCTAACAGCTGATACAAGAGAAGAACtggttttacatttttgtattttttccctaCTTATTCTGAGGAGTCAGCAATGTTTTTCAAATCTAATGGTTTTTCCCTGCCTCCACCTCATTTTTTAGAGCTgactgttaatttaaaaaaaaatccttcccatTTCCAGTTGGGGCATGTCAGTCAATGTGAGGCATACATTCTCTGCTACAAAAATCTcagcacagggaaaaagaaTAGTGAAAGCCTTCTCTATCACACCATTCTCATCTTGTTTTCAAGACTTTGagaaggatttttaaatttttttttgttatcaagaGCTGTTCTTTATTGTCCTGGCACCTCACCCATCTCAGAACCAGGGCACATTTACCTGTATCTCAGGACATTCTACCTGTACCAAGGATCAGCTCTATTTCTTACACATTTCCTGTCACCCAGTATAGTTGCTCTTTGCCATACCTGGCCTTCCTTTACTGCCCCTTCTCCCACAAAAAGCCAACACTATCCCCTGCCCAAAATGTTGCAGCAGGGGGAAGACTATGCAAAGGGTGGTGGAAAGCATGGTGATAAAACCTGGACACTGAGAATAAAGCTGAATACTGCAGGACATTCTCAAGCAATTCCTCCAAATCTTCATTGCCTTCTTGGTCCCTCACTGATTTTCAGTGAAGTCTCACCCAGTTCAATTAATCTGACACAATCGGTAAAAATTTGTTTCCTGACTGTcgtctttttttccctacaggTCTCTGGGGACTTGTCAATAATGCTGGGATTATGGGCCTATCTGCTCCTACAGACTGGCTGGATATTGAGCACTTCAGAGAACCAATTGAAGTCAATTTAATTGGACTCATAAATGTTACATTAAATATGCTTCCCTTGATAAAAAAAGCGAAGGGAAGGATTGTAAATGTGTCCAGTGTTGGAGGTCGCCTAGCATTCAGTGGTGGAGGCTATTTTCCTTCAAAGTTTGGGGTAGAAGGATTTAATGACAGCTTAAGGTATAACACTCACTATGAggaaaaaccacttttttttttttcctacggCTCATATACTAACTAAAAACTGGCACACGCAAAAGAGGAGCTGATTTACAATCCTGGCACTTGGTGTAAAATTGAAAAACGTTAGATGTTTTGGACTAATTCTTCTTAAAAGTTCCTTTGCTCAACACAGATTATGCCACTTTTGAAATAGTATAAAGCCTACTGGGCACACAAGCTGTCCTCAAGTATTATTGCAGCGTAGTTGGTACTCGTAGATTCACAACTAACCTATCTTAGTGTACACAGAGTCCTTACTGCAGAGGAAGTTCCACCCAAAGGAACCGAGATGTCTTTGCAATATGAACCTAATTCTGCTAATTGAAAAGTGCACCTAGAAACTTCCAGCAGCCACCCATACAGAAAAAATACGTGGTAGTAACTTTTGTCTAAGCTTTGTTCTCTTAATTATACCGATCATTAGAGGGATCTAGAGAAAATTGAAAACTAATCCTGGGGACTATCATGGCTTCTTCTTGTAGCAAAGACAGGGAGAAATTTGTGTCCTTAAATACATAGTGCCATTTTAGATACCGGGACGCTCACAAAGGGGTGACAGCTATGACATGGGGCCAGAAGGAACCATACCAATCTGGAGCATCAGCCAGAGGTCGAAAGAGATTCCCCAAGACATGTAAAATGGCCCTACATACTTGCATTTAGGCAGCCAGCCAGTGTTAGAGACAAGTCAGATAACTAATGAGCTACTGCGAGGTGAACTAGGTTGTGAAATACACTATGCCACCTACAGCACAGTCACTGCCCATGCATTCATTTGGGGAAGCAGGTAAGATAGTTCATGCCTCTCTCATTTAGGGATAACAAGCTGGAAGTTCACAACCATGAACAAACCTCACGGTATTTGTGTCCTGGTGTGCcatgtaaatacagaaataaaagcgttagtacagaaaaaaaaaatcccacaatattaataataatgtcTAATGCGGTTAAATCATTGGGCTGTCTTTGCAGGAGAGATATGAAAGCTTTTGGAGTTAAGGTTTGTTGCATTCAACCTGGACTGTTCAAAACATCTTTATCCAATCCAGCAAAGATTTTGGAGGAGAAGGAGGTTATTTGGAATAAGCTTCCCCCTgatattaaaaagcaatatgGAGAAGAGTATTTTCAGAAAGGTGAGACAACTTCCAGACATGTGTGTCAAAAGAAGCAATGCGTTTCCTGCTGATAAAGCCTTGCAAAGTAGCATTATAACTTCTAATCATTCTGACTTTTTGGAAAGACTGTGATGTGAAAAGTTACTCTTCAAATTATTCTGCATCATAATATGACTATTCGCATAAAAGATTTGTTCTGGGAAGCTTTGTTCAAATCTCAGTTAAAGATTAATTATTCATGTTGGCATGAATCTTTTGAGCAAActcccaaacagaaaaacatttatcaGATGATGTAATCGATGTGCTCGATGTGTTTTTCTGTCattattctttatttgtttAGTAATCAGATAGGGATAAATTCCCTTTGCTTCTGCTAGTCCCAGTGGTGATGAAGCCATTCAGGACCCGCCTGACAGACACTTGCTAAGGCTGCTTAAACAGGGGGTGCTTTTCTTTTGATCCTTGGACTTTCTTATCTCTCAAATGTCttatttaaaattgtgtttCACAACTTTCCACAAAGCAATTTCCTTACTACTAAAGACTCATTTAAAACTACATCATTTCTGTTTCCCTTCGCCTCTTGTATAGTTATGTTTATGCTGAGCTACTGTCAATGCTGGTTGCCTATCCTCAGACCATACCGGCTCGGTTTTGCCATAAGTGTTCCACAATTAAGGGTAACTAGACTGTTCTTGGGGTTAACTATATCACAAGGTCATTTTGGATGAGGACTTTGTCCTCAGAAACTGCTACAAATTCTTGTGTAGGGAGAAACCAGAAATACCATTTCTTCAGTAAAATTGCACAGATCAGTGTTGGGGAAGAGTTAAAAGTTACCTTGCCTAGCTGTCGCTAAAtgatcttctttttttttgagctttaCAGatgcagcaaagaaacaaaagctgtcCAAGATCTGTCTTAACAAGGATATTTCGCCAGTTGTCCAGTGCATGGAGCATGCCCTAACAAGCCTCCATCCACATGCCCATTACGTTGTTGGGCAGGATGCTAAGCTGTTTTGGAATCCCCTCTCAAGAATGCCAACAGTTATACAAGACCTCCTACTGATGCGGAACAGAGTAGAACTTGCAGTTTCCCAtacaaagtaaatatttgtCAGCATATCCCCCATCACAGACAAAGCTGATTCTATAAGTTCTGTCCTTTATATCAGCATGATCCAAACTATACATGAAATACACATTCATTCCCTATAAATGTAAGAAATGCATCTACTTCTCCAATACCTGCTACTATTAAAAAGATACAttacttcattttcctttaaagtgcTCAGTTTGAGAATACTTGAAGGCTCCAGTTTTCAGAGATCCATAAGACAAAAATATCCTAGGAAAATAGGGAATGTGACTTTAAGTCCCTACAGCAGAAAGAGTTAAGTCATCTCAGGCAGAGGA
Proteins encoded in this window:
- the DHRS9 gene encoding dehydrogenase/reductase SDR family member 9, coding for MFFYILLFLGIIGTISLWWHWTARDRMKVTNLTGKYIFITGCDTGFGNMAAKIFDKKGFRVIAGCLTETGAKELKAVTSKQLQTVLLDVRDSDRIKKVAAWVKAEVQSDGLWGLVNNAGIMGLSAPTDWLDIEHFREPIEVNLIGLINVTLNMLPLIKKAKGRIVNVSSVGGRLAFSGGGYFPSKFGVEGFNDSLRRDMKAFGVKVCCIQPGLFKTSLSNPAKILEEKEVIWNKLPPDIKKQYGEEYFQKDAAKKQKLSKICLNKDISPVVQCMEHALTSLHPHAHYVVGQDAKLFWNPLSRMPTVIQDLLLMRNRVELAVSHTK